GTAGCGGTGAGATTCTCATCTACGACAATAGAAATGAATCCGAACTGAGCGGTAATATCTACAAAAGTCGCGCGGTAAAGTTTGTGTTGGACACCAACACCATGGAAGCTCAGCAAAGCTGGGAATATATTGTCCCTAAATACACTCAATCATTGGGGGATGTAGATGAGCTTATTGGAGGGAATATCCTTGTTTGTGCAGGAGGCCCTTCAGATGTGAGTACTGGCAGTGACCGAAATGCTTATTTAGTGGAAGTGACCCCTGATGAAGAGGCCGTTGTCACCTGGCAAGCGGAAATTGAAAATACATTGGTTTATCGTGCAGAGCGTATAACTTGGGGTGAACTCTTGGGGCGCACTGGTAATGATATATAAAATATATCTGTAGTGGCTGCATGAAAGACCGCAGTGCAAAAAACTGGGGTCTTTCTTGCTATCGTAAAAAATCACGTTCGGATTCAGGCTCTCTACTTTTCTGTATACTTCTCAATTCTTGCTTCTTCGGCTAAAAGAGGAGATAACTGGGCCAGTATATTTTTCAAATGGTCTGTGTCCCAATGCTGCTGTTCAGCTTCCTTGGACTCCCATAGTTCAAGGGTTGTAAATATATTACTGTGATCTGTGGAAGGCAGGATTTTGTAGTATAAACAGCCTGACTCTTCTTCAGATTGGTGTGCCAGTTCGGTTAACAGCTTGAATGCCTGGGAAATCTTTTCCTGTTGAACCGTAACTCTTGCCATTACATATAAATTGGCCATTATTTTCTCTCATATATTTAAATTGCATCAGGGAGATTAGTTGGTACGTTTAACTACTAACAACACACCGAAAACCATCATGGTTAGTCCAATCAGGCGTTTAGTATCCAGACTGGATTGTTGTGCTCCGAATAATCCAAAGTGGTCGATAACACTAATGGCGAGTAGCTGTCCGAGAAGTACAAAAGATACTGCGTTACCCACGCCATACTTTGGTGAAACCCAGGTAACACTCAATATGTAAAAAGCCACCAAAATCCCACCCAGGTAAAAATACCAGGAAATACCTCTATGAATAATCTCACTGGGTAGTCCTTCTGTTTTTAACAGGTAGGCTGCGGAGATAACCAGGCCAACAAAAAAAAGCACGGTTGTTGCCAGAGCTGAGCTGCCGAGCTTAACGCCAAGACCACTATTTAGGGTTGCCATTACCGGTATGCCAATGCCTGCCACGAGCATTAAGGATGGGTAAATAATTGCATTTTGCACTTGTGGAACCTCTACTCATAATAGCGGGCCGGTCCGGGGGAACCGGCCCCGCAGCTCATTTAGTCGGCGAGCTGTTTGGCAATGGCCAGGCCTACGCCATGGGCACTGGTTGGGTTCTGGCCGCTGATTACACGTCCATCCTCAATAATAAATTCCTGCCAGGGCTGTACTTTGTTAAAGCGCGCTGCACTTCTAGTCAGAGATTCCTCCAGCAGGAAGGGAATATCATTGATGGTGCCGAAGTCAATCTCCTCTTCACGGGTGAAAGCGGTAACAGACTTGCTAGCCAGCAGCTTTTCCCCATTGCTCAGGGTAATAGGCAAGAAGCCTGCAGGACCATGGCAGACTGCTGCCAGAATACCGCCGGTTTCATAGTGTTCAGCACTCAGTTTGGCGAAGTCTTCATTGGTTGCCAGGTCGGAAAGTAGGCCAAATCCACCTGGGTAAAAGATCGCATCGTAGTCGGCGATATTCAGCTGATCTACGGGAATGGTATTGTTGATACGGTTCTGGAAATCTTCATTATCCAGTATCTTTTGGTTTACTTCGTCACCTTCAATATCAGTGCCGTACATAGGGGCTTTGCCGCCTTTAATGGAGGCAATATCGTAGTCGATGCCATTTTCCTTAAACACATGAACCACATGGGTCAGTTCTGGGGAGTAGGTACCATTGGCCTGATCGGTTTCACCCAGGGTGGCGTGATTGGTAACGGGAATAAGTACTTTCTTCATGTTTGTTTCCTCTTTTGGTAAGCGTTCAGTGGGGAGGGATTGTAGATTGTCCTTTATCTGCCGATAATATGCCTATTTGGTGAAATACCTTTGCTGTATAGCAATAATAGAGGTTGTAGAATATGGAAAGTTTTGACGGCTTGGTCGAGTTTGTGGCCGTTGCAGAAAGCCAGGGATTCTCTGCGGCGGCTAAGCAACTGGGCTGTAGCACCAGCCATGTCAGCCGACAGGTCTCACGTCTGGAAGAGCGCCTGGGTTGTGCCCTTCTGGCCCGTACAACACGCTTGGTCAGCCTTACCCAGGCTGGAGATGTCTATTATCGGCGTTGTAAGGAGCTGGTGACCGGATTGTTGCAAGCGAATGAGCAGGTAAGCCAACAGCAGTTCCAGCTGAGTGGAACCCTGAGGGTGAGTTGTGCAGGTTTCTTTGCTGAGCATTACGTTGCTCCGGCTTTAATGGAGTTTGGTGTGCAACATCCGGAGTTGAGTATTGATGTGGACTTCAATAGCCGGATGGTCAATTTTGTGGAAGATGGGATCGACTTTGCTATTCGTTATGGTCGACTGGAAGATTCCGGCTTGGTAGCTCGAAAGCTCGCCGAGCGGCAAATGATGGCCGTTGCCAGCAATGATTACCTAAGGACGAATGGCATTCCTGAGCGTCCCAGCCAATTAAAAATACATAGCTGTATTGTGGCTAATAATGACCAGTGGGTATTTCAGCTGGATGGAAAGCAGGAAACCATTAAGGTTAGAGGACGCTGGAGAAGTAATAATGCCCATACTGTTGTTAGAGCCTGTGAGCAAGGTTTAGGTATTGCTTATATGCCTAAAAGCAGTTTTAGTGATTATGTTGAACAGGGTCTGTTGAGGCCAGTTCTTGAACCTTTTTGGAGTAAGGGGGCAAGTAGTTGGATTGTTTATCAGAATCGACGTTTTTTACCGCTGCGGGCGAGATTGGCGATTGACTTCTTAGTTGAATATTTTTCCGGCTGGGAAGAATAAGTTTGCAAATGAAATTTTCTTTACTCAGCTACCATTAGCGCAATAAAAGCGGTCATATGAAAAATATTTTTTTTCAATTACCCAAGGATAAATCCTTGGAGCACTTTTCAGATATTGTTAAGTCTGACATTGTGCGAATTGAGAGAATTGTCTCTAACGGACAGTCCTCTCCAGAGCAGGGCTGGTATAACCAGGAGGAGCATGAGTGGGTAATAGTACTGTCCGGATATGGAATACTAGAATTTGATGGTGGTGAGAGAGTGCGTTTGGAGGCTGGAGATTTTTTAGAAATTAGAGCAGGGCGACTGCATCGGGTTGTAGAGACATGTGTAGATCAAGCGACCATTTGGCTTGCTATTTTTTACAAATAAAATTACAAAAGGTTTCCAGCGAGTGGTTACTTCTATCATAACTTTGCATACTATTGTTTATAAATAATAGCATTATAGTAGCGAAAATACTGAATATTATAATTATCTTATAGGCTATTGAGAAAGGAATACTATGGGATGGAAACTATAGGTTTTTTACCGCCAAAATCTCATTACCTTTTGGGTCTTTAAAAGGTGACCTGAAATGGTCGAAATATATGCTGGAAATAGATTATTGTCAGACGTAGATGTCCTTGTAGAGTTAACCTGTTAGGTGTCTGGTTCGGTAAGTGATTACTTTTACCTATCCAGGTTCACAGTCCTTTTGTCGCTCTTTCAGTCCAATTCTTGTTCTGAAAAATGAAAAGTCAGTATTGTATGAGATTAAATTAATTTCAATAATTCAGTACTTTTAGTTTCTATTCCAAAACGCTAATAATTGTAAGGGTTTAATAGTGATGACTGTATCCAGGTGAGGTCTGTAGGAGGTGCTAAATAGACTATTCTTGTCCCCGGTTGTTGACCAAATCCATTTTATAATGTTATTTCTCGATACTTAAATTGTGCTCATTATCACACTTGACCTTGGAGTATCTATTTCCCTATTCCCGCCCGTGTCCCTCTACTTCTAATGGGTTGTAGTTTGTATGAGTGTGGTAAAAATTGAGATGCAGCCTTATTTTTTGCTCCCATTTTCATAGCTCGGGCGATATCTACAATATACAAGGACTTTGTGTCTTCATATTTTTCGAGTGGTCTAGCTCAAATAATATTCAATTTACCTGACGCCAGAAGCGATTACTGCCAGAAGTGAAGTCTATTGAGACATTATTAAGTTTCCCCTACCCCGCCTATCCATTAATCCGTAATGTGACTTTATGTGCCATTCAGTATTTATTGGTAGGGCTGACTCTTTAGGTCTTTCATTGTTAATCGAGGAGTATGTAGATGAAAGCACATGTTTTGAAAGGGATTCTCTATGCGGTGATTGTATCGTCGCTTTCGGCCTGTAGTGGGGGATCTGACAGTGATAACCCTGTGAACGTAGTATCGCTAACTATTTCCTTAAGCCCTATTAGCGGTAGCACCTTATCTTTGCAGGATAGTGTGTTGATTGACTTTAGTGAGGCGGTTGATCTTGGAGATATTACTTTATCCGGAGATATGGAGAAACTGGGAAAGCTTACTCAGGTTGATAATGATACATTGAATTTTTCTCCTCTGGAGACATGGACGGAGGGAGAGACTCTATCCTTGTTGATCAATGCTAAGGATGTGGCTGGAAATGCGATGCAAGAGATCTCTGCGAGCTACAAGGTTGAGGTGGTTGCTCCAGCAGTGGTAAGTATTTCACCAGATAGGGTACGCTTGGAGAAGAGTGACACAATTACGGTGCAATTTTCTGAGACTATGGATAGTGAAAGCCTATTGCTGACTGGGTCGTTGAGTTTCGATGAATATGACCTGGCCTGGTCCAAAAGTGAGAGCGAAAACGATACGCTTAGCATTACCCCTAAAGCAGGATGGGTTTCTGGGCAGAAGCGGACCATTACTATTGAGATTGCAGATAACGCGGGGAATATTCTCCCAGAATCAACAAGTAGTTTTACCGTTCCACTTTACTTTAAAAATTTCGATGCTGCGCAGGTTGTGATAGGACAGGAGGATTTCTCCAGCACTGTCACGGGGCTCAGTGAAAAAAATATTGCAGAGTATCCCGTAGGCGCTGTAGCTATTAGTGCGGATAAGACGCTTTTCCTGAGTGATACTAAGAATAACAGAGTTCTGGCCTTTAATGAGATCCCTGAAGTCAATGGTGCCCCAGCCAGTTTTGTTCTGGGGCAAGAGGATTTCTACAGTGCTGCAGCGGTTAGTGATAGTAGTTACTCTAACACCTACGGTTTACCCTCAAGGGTGAGTATTGATAATAATAAACTTGTTGTTACACAGTCATTCATTCGCCGTATTTTTGTCTACGATAGTGTGCCTGAAAATGGTGAGGCTATTCCCCTTTTGGCTTTGGGGTTACGGGATGGAGATGGAGATACCTGTAATAGTGCTGAGCTTAGCTTTGTAGAAGCTTCTATCATCGCCAATGGAAAGATCATTGTTGCAGATACAGGAAATTCTCGTGTATTAATCTGGGATAAATTACCTGAGCATAATGATACACCTGCAAATTTTGTAGTAGGGCAGTCAGTACTTAGCAACTGTCTCGCCAATGATGATAATCAGGATGGTTCTAGTATTGCTCCCACAGCCAGAACACTTTCCCAGCCAAATGATATTTGGAGTGATGGAGAAAAATTGGCTGTTGTTGATACCTTGAATAATCGGGTTCTATTGTGGAATACCTTCCCAAAAAATAATTTTGTTCCGGCGGATGTGGTACTTGGTCAGGAGAGTTTCTTTGATAGGAAAACAGGAGAAGACAGTGGAGGGGCTGAAGGTTGGCTTGCAACAAACAAAACCTTTAATGAGCCATATTTGGGGATTTGGTCTAATGGAATACAGTTGTTTGTAGTAGACGGTGGTAACCACCGTGTACTGATTTGGGATCAATGGCCAGAAGTCAATTTTACTTCAGCAGATTTGGTGTTGGGCCAGACTAATTTTGAAAAATCCGCCTTTAATGATGCTAATCAAAATGGTGTAAGTGATCAAGGTGAGCTACCAAATGCTTCTACCCTGAAATGGCCTGAGGGAGTCATTGGAAATCAAGATAAGCTATTTGTAACCGATAGTGGTAATAATCGGGTATTGATATTTAAATCACGCTAGAGAGCTACTTTGAGTAACTTTGAAAGGTTGCTTTGTAATACTGTCAGGTCGAAATTACGACCTGACAAGTAATAGAGTAAGGTAATATTAATTGTTAATTTTGCCTGGATATCTGCATGAATTAGGTGGGATGGTTCCCGTAAATCTGGGTAGATGTAGAAATTACCCAAGGAGTATTTATTTTATGCTGTAAGCTACACATGTGGTAATAACGCTGCGGTGGCGCAGCACTGTTAGTGCAGAGGCTGCCAAAAACAGTAGAGTGGACCATATGTCGGGTACTATCGTTCCAAAAGATAGTATCTGTATATCCGGCAAGTTCATATTTTATGAAAGATGTACAGGATTAGGAAGGCTTGTAAGAAGAGGCATCTGTCCATGTTGTAGTTCTCACAACTATGCGGAAAATAATGTCGTGCCAAAATTCGCTCTTTGAGGAGTGGAAAGCCTTCATAATTTGGAATAGTCCTCCCTGTCCATGGTAGTGTATACAGGTAATGGTGCTTTCTGGGATTATGTGAATCCCAAATCTCCTGGATTTGAAAAAATGCTTGAATCCTGAATTCACCAGGACAAGAAAAATAAATTAGGAATGGGGAATATCCAGATGAGAATAATGACGTGTAGGCAGTTGGGTGGAGCTTGCGACTTGGAATTTCGTGCCAGTACCTTTGAAGAGATGGCGGAAAAGAGTAAGGAGCATGGTACTGAGATGTATCAAAAGCAAGATGCTCTTCATCTGCAGGCCATGCAGGAAATGCAACATTTGATGAAGAACCCTGAAGCAATGCAGGAGTGGTATGAGGCTAAGAAGAGAGAGTTTGAAGCCCTGCCTGAAAGTTGAGGATCTCAGTTTTACAATACCCTGTAATGATTTGACTATGTCATCAAGTGTAAAGCATGTTTTATATTTCAGGCTTATTAAGTTTTTTGCCTATTTGTGTTTTAGTTTTTACCGTTTAGATAGTTGGCGTACCGCTTTTAGATTTTAAGCTGAGGATCTATAGATGACTGGTTTAACTCTATCCAAGTTGGTTGGTTTTCAATACGTGCATATCAATTAAGAATAATTATGATTAAATATTTTTTGTTTTTTTGTTGTCTCTTATTTCCTGTTTTGTCAGAGCTGTGGATCTTGAGCGATCGTCGTTGATAATAGGGGGTGCTATTCATTTTTCATCTGAAATACTTGATGAGAGGCGTAGCCTGAATATTTACCTTCCTGCGAGTTATCAAAATGAGCCTAAAAAGAACTATCCAGTAATCTACCTTTTAGATGGGGCTATGAGTGAGGATTTTGTTCATATTGCAGTTTGGCTCCTTTTCCTGGGTTAATATGGTGCCAGAGTCCATTCTTGTAGGGGTGGTTAATGTAGACAGGAAACGAGATTTTACTTTTCCCTCTGACGAGGCTCGGGATAGAAAAGAGTTTCCGTCCTCGGGGGGCGGGGAAATTTATAGAAACTCTTGAGAAGGAAATTCAGCCCCTTGTGGAAAAACAATATCGGGTGAGTGGAAGTTCCACATTGGTCGGTCAGTCCTTCGGTGGGCTATTGGCTACAGAGATTCTATTTAAAAAGGCGGACCTTTTCGATAACTATGTCATTATCAGTCCTAGCCTCTGGTGGAGTGAGGAAGCTCTGTTGGCTAACATCCCAAAAGATTGTTGTGGTGATAAGTCAATTTATGTTGGAGTGGGAAAGGAAGGGCAGGTTATGGAGCGGCTTTCCAGAACATTATTCAGTAAGCTGACGGAAAATGAAAGTAAGGGAAGGGTGCATTTTGGTTATTTTGAGCAGCTGGATCATAGTGATACTTTGCACCTAGCAGTTTATGATGCTTTTGAGAAGCTTTTCTCGAACAGGCAACATAAGGAAAAATCAGAAAATTAATTGAAAGTAATATAGCTATCTCGATCTTTACAACTGTAAAAGTTAATAGAGCGCCAGTTGCTATTCACTATTTGTTCTTTTGGGGGGCATTAACCAGCCCCTCCTCAATGTCTCGCTTGTCCAATTTGTGATACTTCTTTTTGATTTTTTTGATATCTACGCTAGGTGCTGGGAAGTGCATTTTTAGTGCTTCCATGGCATCAGCAACAATGGATGCTACAGCAAGGTTTCGAAACCACTTGTGATTGGCTGGGATAACAAACCAGGGTGCATATGAGGTGCTGCATTTACTTAGAGCATCTTCAAATGCGCTGGTATAGGAATCCCAATAACCAGCTTCTGTGTAATCACTCTCACTGATTTTCCAGTGTCTGGTGGGATCATCAATTCGTTGTTTAAAACGCTTAAGTTGTTCATCTGCATCAATGTGCAGAAAGAATTTCAGGATCAGGGTGCCGTGATCAGACAACAACTTCTCGAAGTGGTTGATATGCTCATAGCGTTTGGACCATACCCGCTTGGGTGCCATACTGTGTACCCGTTGAATCAGGACATCCTCATAGTGAGAGCGGTTAAAAATTGCAACGTGACCCTGAGCGGGTGTAACTTTATGGCAGCGCCAGAGGAAATCATGAGCGGATTCCTCTTTAGAGGGTTGCTTGAAACTGGTAACACTGCAACCTTGGGGGTTCATAGCGCCAAGTACATGGTTGATAGTGCCATCCTTGCCGGCGGCGTCCCGCCCCTGCAGGCAAATCAGTAATGAGTGCTTGTGCTCTGCATACATCAAGTACTGCTGATCGTGGATCCTTTCATCAAGCTTTTTTATAATCGGATCGGTCTCCTCTCGATTTTTGTAGCAATCCTTGAATCCGGGGTCTATTTTATCAAGCTTTACCTTGCTGCCGGGCTTAACTTGGAAGGCTTCGAAACAATTCATGGTTTAGGTCATCAATGGATAGGAAAAATTTCTGTATCTTCAGATATCCTCAAGGCGACGGTAGAGTAACTTCTTTACCAAGTCCAGAGCGAACATCCAGACGATCATATACAGCCACACCAGGCCGATAATACTCCAGGGAATGGCGGGAACCAGCCAACCAAATCCACACATTAGCACCGTTAAAATCTGAGTGCCGACAATCGCGAGAAATAATTTCATTGCAGGTAAGGGTTTTGCAAAGAAAGATTTTCGTGAGCGCACTACAAATAACAGTAAGTGACCTCCAGCGACAATCTGTAAGAAAATAATAGTCTGTATTTGTTCTTTAGTGAGAGATATCCAGGCCTGCCACTGACTATTCTGCAGCCACTCCATGCCGATCAAAAGAAGCCCCATTGTCTGTGTAATGGAGAATAGACCGATGATCGTTGAGCCCAGTAAGAGGTCGCGCATCTCCCAGTGCACAGGCTCTTTAGGCAGTAAGGTATTATCGTAAGCGATGGTCATAATCGGAATATCGTCCAGTAAGGCAACGAGTACGATCATGACCGGGGTAAGGGGAGAAAAGCCAAAGAGTATGGTGGCGAAAACTACAACAACCATAATATCGAGGGTCATGGAGACCCGAAAAAGCACGTAATTAATAATACGTTCGAATATTTTTCGTGCTTCATCAATGGCATCGACAACGGTAGATAGGCCTGGTGCAGTAAGAATGATAGCGGCTGCAGCACGGGCAGCATCAGTGGCGCCACTGACAGCAATTCCGCAGTCGGCCTGTTTGAGAGCGGGTGCATCGTTTACCCCATCTCCGGTCATGGCAACTTGATGGCCACGACCCTGCAGGGCTTTGACAATCGCATATTTGTGTTCTGGAAATACCCTGCCAAAGCCATCGGCACGTTCAACACAGTCGATAACTTCTTTTGGTAGATGCTCTAAATTTTCCGACTGACTGAACACATCCCCCGCTGCAAAGATATTCTGCCCGATACCCACCTGGGAGGCGATTTCCTTGCCGATGGCAACATCATCGCCGGTAATCATTTTAACCTGCAACCCGTGTTCCCGCGCCCGGCTAATTGTCTGTTTGGAGTCATCCCGCGGGGGGTCCTCCAGTGACAGGATTCCCAGAAAAGACCATTCTTTACTGTTATTACTTCGAGCTACGCCCAGAGATCGAAGGCCATGGGAAGCAAGCTCCTGAACACAGACTTTGGCTTTTTCTTCGCTGTTACCACTGAGTTTACACAATGCCATAATTGCCTGGGGTGCACCTTTACAAAATGACAAGTCACTCCCCTTTTCGTCCGATACCAGTGCCTGGGCACGCTTGGTTACTGGATCAAAGGGGGTGAACTCCTTTAAATGGAAATGCCGGAGTTTTTCTTTATCCTTGAGGCCGGCAAAAATTGCCTGGTCTATGGGGTCGCTGGAGCCGGTTTCAGAGGCGAGGGCGGCAGCCAGGATAAGCTCTTCACTGTCTCCTGCCTTGAATAGTTTCGGGTTGTGCAAGCTCAGCTGATTCTTGGTTAGGGTGCCAGTTTTGTCTGAGCAAAGGATATCGACCCCTGCCAGCTCCTCAATAGACTCCAGTCGAGAGACGATAGCTTTTTTACGCGACAATGCCAGTGCCCCAAGGGCATTGGTGACGGTGATAACCGAAGGCATGGCCACGGGAATAGAGGCTATAAGCAGCACCAGTACCGTGCGTAAAATATTAATAACATCTGACCAGTGCCAGCTGGGCGCTGTCACTATATCCCGATAGAGTTGAGTGCCGACCAGTAATAGCGCCAGTATCAGACAGAGCACAATTAGGAAATCGCCAATATGGGTGACGGCTTTTTGTGAGTGAGAGGCTTCCAGGCCTGCGCCAGCTACTAATTTTGCTGTACGTCCAAAAAACGTGTTGCGTCCGGTGCCGATAGTGACGGCGATCATCTCTCCACGTTTGGCGATGCTGCTTGAATAGCCGATATCTCCCACTTTCTTACTAACTGGGAGGGACTCACCAGTGAGGGCGGCCTGGTCGATGCTGATAGATTTACCATCAATAAAGCGCACATCAGCGGGTACTACCTGGCCGAGCTTAATACGCAGTATATCGCCAGGCACGACATCGGCTGCGGCGATAGTTTGGTATTTACTATCGCGCAGAACCTCTGCCTGTGGCGCCATACTGGCCTTTAGTGCCGCGAGGGCATTGGAGGCTTTATGTTCCTGCCAAAAGCCGGCGATGGCATTGTAGAGAAGTAGTGCCATGATAATGGCAAAGTCTGGCCAGTGACCAATAAGGGCAGATAGTAAGGCGGCTGCTTCGATCATCCAGGGAATAGGGCCCCAGAAAAAATGTAGGAATTTCAGCAGTGCGCTCTGTTCTTTTTCCTGAATGGTATTTGGCCCGTACTGTTCGAGGCGTACCTTTGCCTCGGTCAGGCTAAGACCTTTCGGAGAGGTTTTAAGCGCAGAATAGACGGCAGAGAGTGCTGCCTTTTGCAAGTCCACCCGGCCGTCCTCCGGGCTTGCTTCCGAGATGTAAGCAGTTTGAATTTTTGACCCAGATTTCGGCACGGGAATATTCCGTTTGATCGCGAGTTTGTATCGCTACTCCAGTCACTGAAACAGCTGTGATAAACCGAACTTCTGTAACTATATAATTTAGCAGCATGCGCCAAGCGGAATGTTGCAAGAACTGTCTATAGAGTTTTTCAGATAAAAATTAAATATTAATGTTGATTATTTTTGATTTATAAAAAAGCCGGCACTGGGCCGGCGAGGAAGCAGACGTCGAAAGGATAAGATGACGTTGCAGAGACACAGAAAAAGCAACACTGAATACCTGGGAGAGGTGATGTTATTTTTCTGAAAGTATTGACCTGCGGCAGGAGCCGCTGGCCGTATTAACTATCTGTTTATGACGGATTCTTTGCCCGGCGTAGTACACAGGCTTCTGCGGGGGCCAGGTTCAGGGTATCTTCGTTGTACTCATTGCCAAACAGGTTCGGGGTGATGTTCTCGGCACCGGCAAATTCCTGGGGCAGGCTGTACAGTTCATTGGTCTTACCCAGGTTGAGGGCGATCAAGAACTCCTCATCTGCAGTGCGACGTGTAAATACCATTAACTCATTGCCTGTGTCGATCACTTTCTGTTCCGCTGTTGCCAGACTTACTGGTAGTTTGCGGTGCCATTCGATTAGGGCGCGGAACTGGTTGAGCATGGAGTTTTGGCTATCTTCCTGAGCACTGACAGCACGGCTTTGGTGTTCTTCTGGTATTGGCAGCCAGGGCTTGCTGGTGGAGAATCCGGCACTTTGTCCACCCTCGTGTAGCCAGGGCATGGGTGTGCGGCAACCGTCACGGCCTTTAAATTCGGGCCATAAGTTGATGCCATAGGGGTCTACCAGATCCTCAAACGCAATATCGGCTTCTGGCAGGCCGAGTTCTTCGCCCTGGTACAGGCAGACACTCCCACGCAGGGTCAGTTGCATCAATAGGAATAACGGCGCGCGTGCATGGGCCAGGTCATCACTGAAGCCCTTGTTCCATCGGCTTATGGAACGGGGTACATCGTGATTGCTGATGGACCAGCAGGGCCACCCTTGCTCTATGACTTCACGATTTTTCTCCAGGGTTTCGCGTAGAAAGCCGGCAGAGCAGTCTTCGGTCAACAGATCGAAGGAGTAGGCCATATTCAGGCGTTTTTCCGTAGTGTATTCGGCCATGATTTTATGGGTGTTATCATCGCCCACTTCGCCTACGGTTACTGCGCCAGGATACTGGTCCATTAGTTGACGCACGCGCTGTAAAAACACCAGGTTTTCCGGCTGGGATTTGTCATTTCTGTGCCACTGATAATCGTAGTGGTTTACTGGTGGCAGTCCTTTCTCATCCAGCTTGAGTGAGCGTGGAGGATTATCACTGAGGGCTTGCTGGTGGAAAATAAAATTCACTGCATCCAGGCGGAAACCATCTACACCGCGGTCCAGCCAGAATTTCATATCGGCCAGCAGTTGTTCCTGTACTTCCGGGTTGTGCACATTGAGGTCCGGCTGCTCTTTGAGGAAGTTGGCCAGGTAATATTGGCGTCGGCGGGTGCACCAGCGCCAGGAGCCACCACCAAATACAGATACCCAGTTGTTTGGCGGATTGCCATCGGCTTTTGGGTTCTGCCATATATACCAGTCCGCTTTAGGGTTATCACGGCTGGAACGACTTTCTTCGAACCAGGAATGCTGGTCTGATGTGTGGCTCAGAATCTGATCGATAATAATTTTAAGGCCGCGTTTGTGTGCGGCTTCAATCAGTAGGTCAAAATCCTGTAGCTGGCCAAAAATCGGATCCACATCGCGGTAGTCCGCTACGTCGTAGCCGAAATCCACCATAGGGGATTTAAAGAAGGGCGAAATCCAGATGGCATCCACGCCAAGAGATTTCACGTAATCCAGCTTTTGCGTAATACCGGGGATGTCGCCGATACCATCGCCATTGGCATCGCAGAAACTGCGGGGGTAGATCTGGTAAATAACGCTGTTGCGCCACCACTCGGTGCTGTTGCCGGTCATGGATTACTGC
This DNA window, taken from Microbulbifer sp. GL-2, encodes the following:
- a CDS encoding polyphosphate kinase 2 family protein is translated as MNCFEAFQVKPGSKVKLDKIDPGFKDCYKNREETDPIIKKLDERIHDQQYLMYAEHKHSLLICLQGRDAAGKDGTINHVLGAMNPQGCSVTSFKQPSKEESAHDFLWRCHKVTPAQGHVAIFNRSHYEDVLIQRVHSMAPKRVWSKRYEHINHFEKLLSDHGTLILKFFLHIDADEQLKRFKQRIDDPTRHWKISESDYTEAGYWDSYTSAFEDALSKCSTSYAPWFVIPANHKWFRNLAVASIVADAMEALKMHFPAPSVDIKKIKKKYHKLDKRDIEEGLVNAPQKNK
- a CDS encoding plasma-membrane proton-efflux P-type ATPase; the encoded protein is MPKSGSKIQTAYISEASPEDGRVDLQKAALSAVYSALKTSPKGLSLTEAKVRLEQYGPNTIQEKEQSALLKFLHFFWGPIPWMIEAAALLSALIGHWPDFAIIMALLLYNAIAGFWQEHKASNALAALKASMAPQAEVLRDSKYQTIAAADVVPGDILRIKLGQVVPADVRFIDGKSISIDQAALTGESLPVSKKVGDIGYSSSIAKRGEMIAVTIGTGRNTFFGRTAKLVAGAGLEASHSQKAVTHIGDFLIVLCLILALLLVGTQLYRDIVTAPSWHWSDVINILRTVLVLLIASIPVAMPSVITVTNALGALALSRKKAIVSRLESIEELAGVDILCSDKTGTLTKNQLSLHNPKLFKAGDSEELILAAALASETGSSDPIDQAIFAGLKDKEKLRHFHLKEFTPFDPVTKRAQALVSDEKGSDLSFCKGAPQAIMALCKLSGNSEEKAKVCVQELASHGLRSLGVARSNNSKEWSFLGILSLEDPPRDDSKQTISRAREHGLQVKMITGDDVAIGKEIASQVGIGQNIFAAGDVFSQSENLEHLPKEVIDCVERADGFGRVFPEHKYAIVKALQGRGHQVAMTGDGVNDAPALKQADCGIAVSGATDAARAAAAIILTAPGLSTVVDAIDEARKIFERIINYVLFRVSMTLDIMVVVVFATILFGFSPLTPVMIVLVALLDDIPIMTIAYDNTLLPKEPVHWEMRDLLLGSTIIGLFSITQTMGLLLIGMEWLQNSQWQAWISLTKEQIQTIIFLQIVAGGHLLLFVVRSRKSFFAKPLPAMKLFLAIVGTQILTVLMCGFGWLVPAIPWSIIGLVWLYMIVWMFALDLVKKLLYRRLEDI
- a CDS encoding alpha-amylase family glycosyl hydrolase, with amino-acid sequence MTGNSTEWWRNSVIYQIYPRSFCDANGDGIGDIPGITQKLDYVKSLGVDAIWISPFFKSPMVDFGYDVADYRDVDPIFGQLQDFDLLIEAAHKRGLKIIIDQILSHTSDQHSWFEESRSSRDNPKADWYIWQNPKADGNPPNNWVSVFGGGSWRWCTRRRQYYLANFLKEQPDLNVHNPEVQEQLLADMKFWLDRGVDGFRLDAVNFIFHQQALSDNPPRSLKLDEKGLPPVNHYDYQWHRNDKSQPENLVFLQRVRQLMDQYPGAVTVGEVGDDNTHKIMAEYTTEKRLNMAYSFDLLTEDCSAGFLRETLEKNREVIEQGWPCWSISNHDVPRSISRWNKGFSDDLAHARAPLFLLMQLTLRGSVCLYQGEELGLPEADIAFEDLVDPYGINLWPEFKGRDGCRTPMPWLHEGGQSAGFSTSKPWLPIPEEHQSRAVSAQEDSQNSMLNQFRALIEWHRKLPVSLATAEQKVIDTGNELMVFTRRTADEEFLIALNLGKTNELYSLPQEFAGAENITPNLFGNEYNEDTLNLAPAEACVLRRAKNPS